A single Aminobacterium mobile DSM 12262 DNA region contains:
- a CDS encoding pseudouridine synthase, with translation MRLNRYLAACGLTSRRKAENLIRSGRVSINGEIVCEFSIIVNENDVVCVDGTQVVPEKKVYIVMNKPRGVVCAVEDPFDRTVIELLPKEYEEVRIFPVGRLDKESEGLLVLSNDGDFAHFLMHPSSNIPKSYEIFLNKKVSERDLVSWRKGVTIEGGFVRPLLVKVLKREPLGMWLFIQIGEGLKREIRLMAEKLGFRVRVLIRRRIGRMELRNLKTGHIVKLSQDVLLKKIQQGGFV, from the coding sequence ATGCGGTTAAATCGTTATCTTGCAGCGTGTGGGCTGACATCTCGCCGCAAGGCCGAGAATCTTATTCGTTCAGGGCGAGTGTCTATTAATGGTGAAATTGTTTGTGAGTTTTCCATAATCGTCAATGAGAATGACGTTGTTTGTGTAGATGGTACTCAAGTTGTGCCAGAGAAAAAAGTATATATTGTTATGAATAAGCCACGAGGGGTTGTTTGTGCGGTAGAAGACCCCTTCGATAGAACTGTTATAGAATTGTTGCCGAAAGAATATGAAGAGGTGAGGATCTTTCCTGTAGGGCGTCTCGACAAAGAGAGTGAAGGGCTTTTAGTATTGTCAAATGATGGGGATTTTGCTCATTTCCTAATGCACCCTTCGTCGAATATACCTAAAAGTTATGAGATTTTTTTGAATAAGAAGGTTTCTGAAAGAGATCTTGTATCTTGGAGAAAAGGGGTCACCATTGAGGGTGGTTTTGTTCGCCCGCTTCTCGTGAAAGTTTTAAAACGAGAACCGTTGGGGATGTGGCTTTTTATCCAGATCGGGGAAGGATTGAAACGAGAGATCCGATTAATGGCCGAAAAACTCGGATTCAGGGTAAGGGTGCTTATTCGTCGAAGAATTGGTAGAATGGAACTAAGAAACCTTAAAACAGGGCACATAGTTAAGCTGTCGCAAGATGTATTATTAAAAAAGATACAACAAGGTGGTTTTGTTTAA
- a CDS encoding HDOD domain-containing protein gives MTYMDDRSRELIKSRIVNRVKEIKSFPQFVIETLRLLNDPESNAKDVATSLARDEGLVVRTLRLANSAAYGMSRRISSVAEAISLLGYKNISNIVLAASVYSFMDKSLNGYALNRGELWRHSLTVAYASRYLAQRAGKTTPEEAYVGGLLHDIGKVVLNDYVRFGYSLIMKLIDEEKISFLDAEIQVLGFDHALVGSLLVEKWGLPEQYQYVAACHHTPDRLPDEVKQHQPLIDTVHLANSLCLMLGVGIGAEGLQYPLYPDVFDRLGISDYEALLSEIVDFVTVATQELEEMGDL, from the coding sequence ATGACCTATATGGACGATCGGTCCAGGGAATTGATCAAATCGCGAATAGTCAATCGTGTTAAAGAAATAAAATCATTCCCTCAGTTTGTTATAGAGACCCTCAGATTATTGAATGACCCTGAAAGCAACGCCAAAGATGTAGCGACAAGTCTGGCTCGTGATGAAGGGCTTGTAGTGCGTACTTTGCGTTTAGCGAACTCAGCAGCTTACGGTATGTCTCGAAGGATAAGCAGTGTTGCGGAAGCTATTTCTCTTCTAGGGTATAAAAATATAAGTAATATTGTACTTGCTGCTTCAGTATACTCTTTTATGGATAAAAGTCTTAACGGTTATGCTCTTAATCGGGGGGAATTGTGGCGGCACTCCCTTACTGTAGCTTATGCGTCTCGATATTTGGCCCAAAGGGCAGGAAAAACCACACCAGAAGAAGCGTATGTCGGCGGTTTACTTCATGATATAGGAAAGGTGGTTTTAAACGATTACGTTCGCTTTGGATATAGCCTTATCATGAAACTTATAGACGAAGAAAAAATATCGTTTCTTGACGCTGAAATTCAGGTGTTAGGTTTTGACCACGCTCTTGTAGGTTCGCTCTTGGTAGAGAAGTGGGGATTGCCTGAACAATATCAGTACGTTGCAGCCTGCCATCATACGCCGGATCGCCTTCCTGATGAAGTCAAGCAACATCAACCCCTTATAGATACTGTACATCTTGCCAATTCTTTATGCCTTATGTTAGGGGTTGGTATTGGAGCAGAAGGCCTTCAGTATCCTCTCTATCCGGATGTTTTTGATCGGCTTGGTATTTCTGATTACGAAGCATTACTTTCAGAGATAGTTGATTTTGTGACGGTTGCAACGCAAGAGCTGGAAGAGATGGGAGATTTGTAA
- the cmk gene encoding (d)CMP kinase, whose protein sequence is MRMKNLVVAIDGPAGAGKSTVARRVAEDLGLDYLDTGAIYRALAFYLNTMGFEPTEGAELAIVLSKIKVSLGDGCVYINGADVTEHIRSPWVDSIVSGYAALPAVRDCLLATQREQAEETGLVADGRDMGTVVFPDAAVKIFLTASDVVRAERRYQQLVERGETVTFEEVLRQIRCRDEFDTNRATAPLRKAPDAVVIDTSYMTIEDVVAKIIHIVKEHTQQVAL, encoded by the coding sequence ATGAGAATGAAAAATCTGGTTGTTGCCATTGATGGGCCAGCGGGGGCTGGCAAAAGCACTGTAGCCAGACGGGTAGCGGAGGATCTTGGGCTGGATTATCTTGATACGGGCGCTATTTACAGGGCTCTTGCTTTTTACTTGAATACTATGGGGTTTGAGCCAACGGAAGGTGCAGAATTAGCCATCGTGCTTTCTAAAATTAAGGTTTCTTTAGGAGATGGCTGTGTCTATATTAATGGTGCCGACGTGACAGAACATATTCGGTCACCATGGGTAGATAGCATAGTATCGGGGTATGCGGCACTTCCCGCAGTGAGGGACTGTTTACTTGCCACGCAACGAGAACAAGCCGAAGAGACAGGACTCGTAGCTGATGGCAGGGATATGGGAACAGTTGTTTTTCCCGATGCTGCTGTAAAGATATTTTTAACGGCAAGTGACGTAGTTCGGGCAGAGCGACGCTATCAGCAACTTGTCGAACGAGGAGAGACAGTTACCTTCGAAGAAGTTCTTCGCCAGATTCGATGTCGTGATGAATTTGATACGAATCGTGCAACGGCTCCCCTTCGCAAAGCTCCAGACGCTGTGGTTATCGATACGTCTTATATGACTATTGAAGATGTTGTTGCTAAAATCATTCATATCGTGAAAGAACATACTCAACAGGTGGCTTTATGA
- a CDS encoding lysophospholipid acyltransferase family protein, translating into MNHLFYKLAKLFCFLVLKIYNRLTVIWKKSLISTSPVIVAANHCSNLDPVIIGAVFPRRLRYLAKSELFTIPGLSLLIRILGAIPVVKQNSQSAGAALKAFLELLEQGENVLLFPEGARSRDGGLQPLEGGVALIAMKSGAPIIPAYIQGSFQSMPPGARFVRPTRIKVTFGPAIVPAERTIGLSSKEGRLKLLEDVEEALKKLEETN; encoded by the coding sequence ATGAACCATTTATTCTACAAGCTGGCAAAACTGTTTTGCTTCTTAGTGTTAAAAATATATAATAGACTTACTGTTATCTGGAAAAAATCTCTTATATCTACTTCGCCAGTAATAGTGGCGGCGAACCATTGCAGTAATCTAGACCCTGTGATTATCGGGGCTGTTTTCCCGAGGCGGCTGAGGTATTTGGCTAAATCCGAGCTTTTTACAATCCCAGGTTTAAGCCTACTTATTCGGATATTAGGAGCCATTCCAGTTGTAAAACAGAATAGTCAAAGTGCCGGTGCGGCATTAAAGGCTTTTTTAGAGCTCTTAGAACAAGGGGAAAATGTTCTTCTTTTCCCAGAGGGGGCTCGTTCCCGAGATGGGGGGCTTCAACCCTTAGAGGGTGGTGTCGCCTTGATAGCTATGAAGAGCGGTGCTCCTATCATACCAGCATATATCCAGGGGAGTTTTCAATCCATGCCTCCTGGCGCCCGTTTCGTTCGACCTACTCGAATTAAAGTAACGTTTGGGCCAGCTATAGTTCCAGCGGAGAGGACAATAGGACTCTCTTCCAAAGAGGGCCGACTCAAGTTATTAGAGGATGTTGAAGAGGCGCTGAAAAAACTTGAAGAAACTAATTGA
- the hflX gene encoding GTPase HflX, whose amino-acid sequence MKKLIDTQKNQSYKRAVVAALDSPGAPFDYRTLLDELAMLLKNLGVIVVGEIVQKKEKPDPAYMLGKGKIEAAALFCKEVQADLFVCNERLTPGQRFNVQKILGLDVWDRPFVIMKIFEKRARTTEARLQVELALCEYEIPHLKGLGRQMSRLGGGIGTRGPGETEFERHRRKLERRVRGINERLERVRKRRTFQRDRRQKAGFPTVALAGYTNSGKSTLLRQLSSSRDLFVADQLFSTLDTYVRKVWLPQGHQILFSDTVGFIRELPPDLVAAFRTTLEEISASALILLVLDGSAPDIMETLDVVEATLAEIQSGDIPRLIVLNKVDKMDTDIIPYLLAQIQARSSTPVVPISALKGEGLPLLLEEVERLLFDTN is encoded by the coding sequence TTGAAGAAACTAATTGATACTCAGAAGAATCAAAGTTACAAGCGAGCTGTTGTGGCAGCTCTCGATTCTCCTGGAGCCCCTTTTGATTATCGAACTTTACTTGATGAACTTGCTATGCTTCTTAAGAACCTTGGGGTAATTGTTGTAGGAGAGATTGTTCAAAAAAAAGAGAAACCGGATCCAGCTTATATGCTGGGGAAGGGGAAGATTGAGGCTGCGGCTTTATTTTGCAAAGAAGTACAGGCCGATCTCTTTGTGTGTAATGAGCGGCTGACTCCAGGACAACGTTTTAATGTTCAGAAAATTCTAGGGCTGGATGTTTGGGACCGGCCTTTTGTTATCATGAAAATTTTTGAGAAAAGAGCTCGTACTACAGAAGCTCGTTTACAGGTGGAACTTGCTCTTTGTGAATATGAAATTCCACATTTGAAGGGGTTGGGCCGTCAAATGTCCCGACTGGGCGGGGGGATTGGAACTCGAGGGCCTGGAGAAACAGAGTTTGAACGGCATCGACGGAAGCTCGAAAGGCGTGTTCGAGGTATTAATGAGAGATTGGAACGTGTGCGTAAAAGACGAACGTTCCAACGGGATCGGAGGCAAAAGGCTGGGTTCCCTACTGTAGCGCTGGCTGGGTACACAAATAGTGGTAAATCTACCCTTTTGCGGCAGCTAAGTTCGAGTCGGGACCTTTTTGTAGCGGATCAGCTTTTTTCTACACTGGACACGTATGTTCGCAAAGTGTGGCTCCCTCAAGGCCATCAAATACTTTTTTCAGATACAGTTGGTTTTATTCGAGAGCTCCCTCCAGACTTAGTGGCAGCGTTCAGGACAACTCTTGAGGAAATATCTGCCTCGGCGTTGATTCTTCTTGTTCTTGATGGAAGCGCTCCAGATATAATGGAAACTCTTGATGTAGTTGAGGCCACTCTTGCTGAGATACAGTCGGGAGATATCCCTCGACTTATAGTGCTTAATAAAGTAGACAAGATGGATACAGATATAATTCCATATCTTCTGGCTCAGATCCAGGCACGAAGCTCCACCCCAGTGGTTCCTATTAGTGCTTTGAAAGGGGAGGGGCTTCCTCTTTTGCTTGAAGAGGTAGAGCGTTTGTTGTTTGATACGAACTAA
- a CDS encoding YicC/YloC family endoribonuclease, translating to MLLSMTGFSRESESFKWGTLSVEISSINHRYLDVSIRLPRELSFCEPSINDQVRSSLRRGKVRLSVDVTWPSDLLAVTVNSDILKNYYYQIQKIQEDLHISDPINIVSLLHLPGVTDSPSNRQDMEKEVEQALEDIVRKAVSSLQVMREKEGAHLEEDINTHLSSFHGFLNNIQNRWINARDEAMVETRERIKKILEENGPDLDEGRIAQEIALMADKWDISEELTRAESHIKKFQSILKSSESEGRKMDFLIQEMNREINTIGSKVTDSDIRWLVVEAKTALERIREQVQNVE from the coding sequence GTGCTCTTAAGCATGACAGGGTTCAGTAGAGAAAGTGAAAGTTTTAAGTGGGGGACGCTCTCTGTAGAGATATCCTCAATTAATCATCGGTACTTGGATGTTTCTATTCGTCTTCCCCGAGAATTATCTTTTTGTGAGCCTTCTATTAACGATCAAGTAAGAAGTTCCCTCAGACGTGGGAAAGTTCGTTTGTCTGTAGATGTCACATGGCCCTCTGATCTGTTGGCCGTGACCGTAAATTCTGATATCTTGAAAAATTATTATTATCAAATTCAAAAGATTCAAGAAGATCTCCACATATCTGATCCAATAAACATTGTTTCTTTGCTTCATCTTCCTGGAGTTACAGATTCTCCATCGAACAGACAAGATATGGAGAAAGAAGTAGAGCAAGCCCTTGAAGACATAGTGAGGAAGGCTGTGTCATCACTGCAAGTTATGCGTGAAAAAGAAGGAGCGCATCTGGAAGAGGATATAAATACGCACCTTTCTTCCTTTCATGGATTTCTAAATAATATTCAAAACAGATGGATAAATGCGCGAGATGAGGCTATGGTAGAAACTCGAGAGCGTATCAAAAAAATCTTAGAAGAAAACGGCCCAGATTTGGATGAAGGTCGCATAGCTCAAGAAATTGCTCTTATGGCGGATAAGTGGGATATATCTGAAGAGCTTACTCGAGCAGAGAGCCATATAAAAAAATTTCAATCTATACTGAAATCTTCAGAATCTGAGGGACGGAAGATGGATTTTCTTATCCAGGAGATGAATAGAGAAATTAACACTATAGGCTCTAAAGTAACGGATTCGGATATTCGTTGGCTAGTAGTAGAAGCAAAAACAGCTCTTGAAAGGATTCGAGAGCAAGTACAGAATGTGGAGTGA
- a CDS encoding DUF370 domain-containing protein, with amino-acid sequence MSYRLVHIGFGNMIVAERIVAIIHPSSAPIKRLKEEAKDEGRLIDATQGRKTRAILVTDSNHVVLSAIQPETIVNRFEEEPDDEATE; translated from the coding sequence ATGTCCTATCGATTAGTTCATATTGGGTTCGGAAACATGATTGTCGCTGAAAGGATCGTTGCGATTATTCATCCGAGTTCAGCTCCTATAAAACGTCTAAAAGAAGAGGCCAAAGATGAAGGGCGCCTTATAGATGCTACTCAAGGCCGAAAAACTCGGGCTATTCTCGTAACGGATAGCAACCACGTGGTCCTCTCCGCTATACAGCCGGAGACGATCGTTAACCGTTTTGAAGAAGAGCCAGACGATGAGGCAACAGAATAA
- the gmk gene encoding guanylate kinase has translation MRQQNKRGRLFVLSGPSGAGKGTVRKRLFESMPDLIFSISCTTRDPRPGEVDGADYRFISEGYFKSLVDQGLFLEWAHVHDHRYGTLKSDVDKELSQGRDVVLEIDVQGALQVRSACPECVLIFIMPPSIAELERRLKKRGTEEDSAVELRLHNAVEEMKMSEKYDYVVVNDEVERAVMEIREIILNYRINR, from the coding sequence ATGAGGCAACAGAATAAGCGAGGAAGGCTCTTCGTCCTGTCAGGGCCAAGTGGAGCAGGAAAGGGGACAGTCCGCAAGAGGTTGTTTGAATCAATGCCGGACCTTATTTTTTCCATTTCATGCACAACACGAGATCCTCGGCCAGGTGAGGTGGATGGGGCGGATTATCGGTTCATAAGCGAGGGATATTTCAAAAGTCTAGTGGATCAAGGTCTTTTTCTTGAATGGGCTCATGTCCATGATCATCGTTATGGAACTCTGAAATCAGATGTGGATAAAGAGCTGTCCCAAGGAAGAGATGTCGTCCTTGAAATAGATGTGCAGGGAGCTCTTCAGGTTCGGTCCGCATGTCCTGAGTGTGTCCTTATCTTTATTATGCCCCCATCTATAGCGGAACTGGAGCGTCGACTTAAAAAGAGAGGGACGGAAGAGGATTCGGCAGTAGAATTACGGTTGCATAACGCAGTAGAAGAGATGAAGATGTCTGAGAAGTACGATTATGTAGTTGTAAATGATGAAGTAGAGCGGGCAGTTATGGAAATTCGAGAAATAATTTTAAATTACAGAATTAATCGTTAA
- a CDS encoding DNA-directed RNA polymerase subunit omega has product MKFYDIDDLEKKVGVSNKYLLTVLVANWARRVSEQKSRVLEENSEQYLSHAIRDFEKANIKIHLPESRSEGFLSGGSNAQMEG; this is encoded by the coding sequence ATGAAATTTTATGACATAGATGACTTAGAGAAAAAAGTTGGAGTAAGTAACAAGTACCTCTTAACAGTCCTTGTAGCAAATTGGGCTCGCCGAGTAAGCGAACAGAAGAGCCGTGTACTTGAAGAAAACTCTGAGCAGTATCTTTCTCATGCAATTCGAGATTTTGAAAAAGCTAACATCAAAATTCATCTCCCTGAATCGCGCTCTGAGGGGTTTCTTTCAGGTGGTTCCAATGCTCAAATGGAAGGATAA